Part of the Brassica oleracea var. oleracea cultivar TO1000 chromosome C8, BOL, whole genome shotgun sequence genome is shown below.
GCCTCCAGTAATTATCTCGGTATAGTGATGCCAGCGTCGATTCTGAGGAGATTCCCATTGTCGAGTCGCCTCTTAGATTCAAGTATGAACGCAGTGATCCATATGTCGACCAATTGTCACTCCAGAAACGGGTAGAGTGACCATTTTGAACACGCAATTTGATCCATTCGTATATGGAGTGGCTCAGTTTTAATAGCTTGTTTACCTGCCACGAGAACCGTCTGCTTGGAGCTGTGGTCCAAATGTTATTCAAGCATCCATCTAACACCTCCTCTTTGAACCAAGCAACCCACACCGAACCCTCCTGGAAGAACAATAGCCAGACCAACTTCAGACAGCACGCCTTGTTCCAGATACCTAGATTCTTGATTCCTAACCCTCCCTCTCTCTTTGACTTTGTCACCACCTCCCAAGAAACTCTGGCAGCGTGGTGTTCCTCTATATCACCTTTCCAAAGGAAGATACCATAAAGGGAGTTGATACGCTTCACACAAGCTTGGGGTAGTATGAATGTTGAACACCAAAAAGTTGTTATTCCCGTAATGACAGTCTTGATGAGGAGGAGCCGAGCAGCAAATGAGAGAGACTTTGCACTCCAAGAAGACAGCCTGCTCTTAATTTACTGGAGTAGACCATCGCAGTGGAGTATGGAGAGATTTTTAGTACACAGAGGAACGCCTAGGTAACGGACTGGAAGGGCCCCTAACGGCATGCCTGTTGAGATTTGGATCAGGTCTGTTTCCTGTGTGGAGAGACCAGATGCAAAGAAAGAGGACTTCTGTACACTGACTGCCAGACCCGACCGAAGCTCGAACTCACGCAATACCTGAAGGACCGCTTGAACCGAGCTGAGAGAACCATCTATAAAGATAAGTAAGTCATCAGCAAAGCATAAATGGGTTAGTTTGGAACCTTCACATTTATCATGGTAATTGAACGTCATATCTCTTGCAGCTTGGTTCAGCATAAGGGAGAGAGTATTCATGGCAATTACGAATAGGTATGGTGAGAGGGGGTCCCCTTGCCTGAGCCCCCGGGTACCTTTAAAATATCCATTAACGAAGCCATTGTAACCCACCGTAAAATTCGTATGACAGATGCACGCCAAGAATAAGGGAGGGACATTGATGGCTTGTAAACACGAGAACAAGAAAGGCCAGGATAATGTATCGAAGGCTTTTGCTATATCCACTTTGATAGTGATTCTCTTTGACTGATTGCTCTTGTGATATCCTTGAACTAGTTCACCAGCTAGAGAAGTATTTTCCACCAGCAGCCTTCCTTTGACAAAGGCCGTTTGATTTGGGACGATCAGGTCAGGGAGAATTGGCTTCAATCTCTTCACTAGAAGTCTGGAGATCACCTTATAGATAGTGTTGAGGCAGGAGATGGGTCTGTAGTCTGTGATCAAGGAATCGCCAGAGTGCTTGGGAATCAGCGAGAGAATGGCAGCGTTAGTGGAGGCAGGCATGAAACAGGAGAAGAAGAAATGGCGTATAGAGGCAGTAACTTCAGGCCCTATGATGCTCCAAGAAGCTTTATAGAACCCAGAAGTTAGGCCGTCAGGCCCTGGCGCCTTGTCTTGGTTGAGCTTAAACATGACCGTCTTTATTTCTTCATCTGTGGGGGCATTAAGCATCTGGGCAGAGAGGTCAGGTGAGCAGGTGAACTCTGTAAGAGACTGAAACCATTGAGCAGAGGAGATAATTCCAAGGGGAGGCGCAGGGGAAGGTCCCAGTATTGTTTGGAAGTGAGTAACTGCGTGCAGGCTCATCTGGATCGGGTCCGAAATTATCACACCAGAGGGCAACAGAAAGGATCTTATGAAATTAAAATTCATGCGAGTTTGGACCATTCTGAAGAAAAAGACAGTATTCTGGTCTCCTGCCTTCAACCAGTTGACTCTAGATCTCTGTTTAAAGTAATTCTCCTCGATTTCCCTCAAGAAGTTCCATGTCTGAAACGCTTCCTTCTCCATTTCAAACGTTTGAGTGGTTGGGTTATTGAGCACTTGTACCTGCACATCTAAAAGCACACAGTTAGCTTCACTCACTCTCACCTGAATTTGTGAAAAGTTCTCTCTATTTAAGTGTTTGAGATCGTTCTTAATCTGCTTTTGTTTCCAGTATAAGGCGGTGAGGTTCCAGACAGTGTCTCCGGCCTGTGTCCACGCATCAAGCACTACTTGGTGAAAGCTCGGGTGCTTTGTGAGGTAATTATAGAATTTAAAGGGACGGTTTCCAGAGGCTGGGATCTTTGTGGCTAGGTCAAGGGTGCAAGGGCTGTGGTCAGAGACTAGGGTTGGGTGGAAGAAGGCTGAACAGTTAGGGAACAGGTTGAGAACCGGGTTATTGATCAAGAGGCGGTCCAATTTTTTTGCAATAGGATCCTCCGGTTGTCGATTGGTCCATGTGAACAGAGATCCCTGGTACCTTAAGTCGTAGAGGCCCATTTGTGTGAAGCAGTCCCTGAGTTCTATCATATCAAGAGTAAGGGAGTTAACATCAGGAAGAGAGTGTTCAGCTGGATGTATGATTTGGTTAAAGTCTCCCCCTAGAACCCACAGAATAGTGTCAAGAGAGTGGGATTGATAGATATCAAGAAGCTCCACCCATAAATCAGCACGGTCGACTCTCTCGTTGAATGCGTAGATAGAAGTGAACACAAACAGAGGAGAGCCAGGGAGCTTAACTTCACATGAGACAGATTGGCTAGATTGCTTCAGGACCCGTACAGAGACTGTATCCTTCCAGATTATAATGATCCGACCATCCTCATCTTCCGAGTGATTAGAGGTATAATTCCATCCTCTACAGACCTTGCTCATCACATAGTTTAGGTTGTGGGCCTTAATATGTGTCTCCAAAATAGCACCAAAAAGTGGTTGATAAGTAGATAACCAGTTAGAAAATGGCTTGTGCTTATCCGGGTCATTTAGGCCTCAGATATTCCAAAAAAATAGTTTACTATACATAGATATTAGTCTATGGTCTCTTCATGGTGAAGAGAACCATCAGGATCCAAAACAGAAAAGGTATTAGAAAAGGGATTATCACAATAAGAAGAGGGGAGGGCAAGGGTTTTGGTAGAGTAGTAAGAGAGCTGGGCCATGAAGGAGGGAAAGGGTTTTTGGTCAGGATCAGAACGTGGTCTTTTTAGAGAGGGGGTGATAAAGGTATCAGGTGGGCTTTTTGAGGGAGATGGGATGACAGCAAGGAGGTGAGAAGAGGCCAGGGGGTAGCGTTTTTTTGAGTCGGAGTTTTAGGTGGCTGAGAGTGAATGGGAGGGGCAGGAGGGTCAGGATTAGGTGGGACACTGGAGGTGGAAGCTTGAGGGAAAGTGGTTGATGATGGTGAGGAGGTGGTTTTTTCAGGTTTTTTAGAAGTAGGTGTTTCCGAAGGCACATTTTTCCCTTTTTGAGATGCTGATTGTGTTTGTTGTGTTTTCTTTGCAGGAACATCCGAAGGTTTCGGAGGTGGAGGAGCCTGGAGACAGTTACGAGCTACATGACCAAGCTCCTTGCAGAAAGAGCAGGTTGGTGGTACCCAGGGATATGACACTTGAACCTCAACTACTTCACCACTCTGTCGCACAAACTTATACGCTTGGGAGCGGTTTAGTGAGGTTTACAACAACTTTTACGTATGATAGGGTCAGACTAACCAAATTTTTTGTGAAGTCATCCGTTTCCTTGGGTTCTCCCACCAAACCCGCAACCAGACTCAATCCTTGTTGGTGGCGGAGGTCTAAAGGAACGCCAGTCAAGTGAGCCCAAATCTGGATAGATTCAAGTGTTGGTGGTGAAGCTGAGACTGAGGAGGACCACTGGACCGCATGGAACATGGACTCACCGACATACCACACAGATTTCTCAAGTATTTTCTGCCTTAGGTAATCTGAAGGTATTCTCACCAACATGGATCTGGATAAGGGGTTAGTATGAATCTCTACACGCTTTCCTTTTCCCCACATATGGTTGAGGACACTCTGAACTTGATTGAAAGGAGGGGGCATTCCATTAAAGTAGCAGATTATGAAATATTTGTGTATTTCAGCTCCTTTCTGAAAGACACTGTCCGGAGTGAGAACTCTAGGGATTCCTTTATCCGACAAAGTGACCGGAGCAAGGCGCTTCAAAGACTTATCCTCTAGTTTTCTTATTTTCTCCAGTAGAGGGGTGTTGGTGGGAAAAGGAGGAGGTACAGATTGAGTTGGGTCAATAGGTGTAGAGGTAGCAGGGGGTGGGTTGTTTATGATGGGTGGAGGGGTGTTTGATTGTGGAACGGTTTCCGAGTGGCTAAAGGGGGCGGAAGTTTCATTTGCTGCAGGCAAGGTTGAAGATGGTTGAACAGTGGTAGGGTTTACTGTAGCAATCAATTTGGGGTTTTGGTTTGAGGATGGGTTGGTTGGAAAGATAGTGGAGCCGCTAGATGCTTTATTAGTTTGGATAGGAGAGGAGTGTTTGGGTTGAAGGATTTTGAAGTTCAAAGGTGCAGAGCTTCCAGAGTTGGAAACAGTAGATTTAGAGAAGCTAGTCGAAGAAGAAGCTGGTCCGGTGAGCTTGGAACCAGCAGCAGTTTTTGGGGTGAAGGATTTCGTCGCTGGCCTTGAGGGTTTGCCAGTTTGCGATGAAAATCGAGGGGATTTGGGAGGAACAGAACCGAGGGGAGGGAAATCGGGGTCGGGAGGGTCAGGGGGATTGGGGGAGTGAGGATGGAGCTATCACCAGTAGTGAGACGCGGCGGAGACAGGGCGGAGATGCCGTTGGGTGGGAACCAGGGGTTCGCCATTTTCTCTCGTTTTTACTTTTGTGTTCTGTTTCCGTTAGAACATAACCTCCCTCGTGTATCATGCATGGAAGAGATTTTGTACCGTGCGAGTGCTGTAGAGCTTGAATTTGTGAAGAACGGGAAAGTCAACCGGTTTGCGCCTCAGCTCATCCTGAGGCTCCGAACCCCGATTTTTAACCGGTTGGTACAGAGAAGTAGAGCGTCAAGACGAGAGATCAAAACGAATTTCTCAGAAGAATCTCAAATTTGATAACGACGAAAAACGAAGACTATTGGATATAAGTGGAGCCGTCGAGGATGTTCCAGGTCGCGGAGGAAGAGAGAAGAGACGACCTTTTTTAAAAAAGGTGAAAAACTTATTTCGTTTTTCTTTTGGTTACTTTCCGGCGCTAAATCAACTCTATGCTTATAATAGACGCTCTAATACACCGCCGTTTTCTTAGTAGCTTGTTGTTCAAGGTTACTACCTTTTTAGGTACCAAATCCTTTATGCATCTTGTTGTGGGAGATTGATAGTTAAATGGTGTGTCCTTCATCTCTTTGGATAGCTGTTCTGCGTTCGTCCGTCCTCGTGGCTCGTTGGTGTGATCTCCAAGCATTATTTTGAGGTGCGTCTGATCCCTTAATAAAGTCTGGCTATTGATGTTCGTCTATCGTCTCCTTCCTCCTTCGGTAGTTCTTCTCGCTTGGGTAATTATTTGTTTGCTCTAGTTGTGCTTTCTGATTGTGCTGTATACCAAACTTGTTTGTAATGTTTTACGTCTTTTGTCTCTGGAGAATCCTGTTATTTTATTTTACTAGCTAACTACTCTGGAGGATGGTTGTCTCCTGTTGGCTTAGTATCCTTCAATGTATAATTCCATGTTCACTAATCAATTTAGATTGCTTCCTTCAGAATAACCGATTGTGTGCTGCTCTTGTAGGTGTAAAAACATTCCTACATTCCTAACAATATAGTTCAAATAACTCAATTGGAGGATGAATATAGTCCGACTATAAACATCAGTTTTCGCATATTTTTTATATATCTAATCACACATATACAGGAAAATAATATTATATAATTATATTGATTATGAGTATACCGTATAAATGGTTTGTTATATCTTTCAGTTAAGCAAAATCTACAAAATTTAGCATTGTGCCGCAATAAATGACTACAAAATTAAACAAACCACACCCTCTCTATATAGCGAAGAGACATAAATCAAAGATAGAAATCAAATTTGGTAGGAAAAGGAGAAACAGCAAACAATCGAGGACGTTTACAAAGCTGAGTCTGGTATTTACAAAGATGCGTCTGGTATTGTATGCTTCCTGTTATTATGTCTGTCCAACCCTGCCGTACGTGTCAAGTAACCAGCACTACCTTCAGGTGCATAGCACAGTTTCATCTCCGCACCCTTTCCAATGCTCTTCCGTGTTCCACCCACTGAATGAAATAAATTGAGAAGCCAGGGACTAAAACAATTCCATCTGCTGGTTGATCCGGATCTGAAGGATGATCCGTGCCAGTTGTAGAAGTGAAGGATTTGTACATGTCGCTGAACATGTTATCTGACGACATGGAGCTGTACGAAAAATTTAGAGTATTATTTCACCAAGCTTGTATACATATGTATCTCAACTTACTTAGAACAAGGTTAATGTTTGAATATTCTAAAGAGGCTTCTAAGGTGACACGGTAATATATCAGAATGCTATCTAGTAAGGATGTATAAGGGATCAATAATAGTTTTTACCTCCTACGTTCAAACATTTCCTCTGCCGTAGTGAATTTAGCACTGTATGAGTGTGAAAAACCAGGTACATCATCAAGCCAGCGAGAATCAGACGTAGAGCTACTGCCTGGATACATTTGTCTTGACTCTGTTCCTCTAAAATG
Proteins encoded:
- the LOC106309312 gene encoding mucin-2-like yields the protein MANPWFPPNGISALSPPRLTTGDSSILTPPIPLTLPTPISLPSVLPATKSFTPKTAAGSKLTGPASSSTSFSKSTVSNSGSSAPLNFKILQPKHSSPIQTNKASSGSTIFPTNPSSNQNPKLIATVNPTTVQPSSTLPAANETSAPFSHSETVPQSNTPPPIINNPPPATSTPIDPTQSVPPPFPTNTPLLEKIRKLEDKSLKRLAPVTLSDKGIPRVLTPDSVFQKGAEIHKYFIICYFNGMPPPFNQVQSVLNHMWGKGKRVEIHTNPLSRSMLVRIPSDYLRQKILEKSVWYVGESMFHAVQWSSSVSASPPTLESIQIWAHLTGVPLDLRHQQGLSLVAGLVGEPKETDDFTKNLSGEVVEVQVSYPWVPPTCSFCKELGHVARNCLQAPPPPKPSDVPAKKTQQTQSASQKGKNVPSETPTSKKPEKTTSSPSSTTFPQASTSSVPPNPDPPAPPIHSQPPKTPTQKNATPWPLLTSLLSSHLPQKAHLIPLSPPL